The Thermoplasmata archaeon genome contains the following window.
TCTTTGTTTTTATAGGGTTAATCGCTATTATTTCAGTTACATACTTTCTTTACGCTCTTTTAATAACATTAGTCTTAGTAGTGATCCGGGTGATCGAGATAAAGGTAGTGGTAAGAAAGAAAGAGTATCATGGGTTCATGATGTCATTGATGCCTAGAGGATTGACAGTAGCAGTACTGGCAAGCATATTGTTATCTCTCGGAGGAACCTATTTTAACGAGATTTTTTATATCTCTTTTATGATCATAATAATAACCAATATAATTTCAAGCGCATCTATAAGTAAGGCTGCAAGCGCAATTGAAAAGAAAGATCTAAAATAAGTAGGAAATGGTATCAAAATTGAATATATTCAAAAAAAACTTTATATTAATAATCATTTCAATAAATTAATGGTAATTGCAGAAGAGCTGGCAAAAAAGCAGAGAGCGATCTCAATAGCACAATTTTTCGAAAAGAACAAGCAGATTTTAGGGTTTGACTCGCTTCAAAAATCGTTGATCATGGCTGTAAAAGAAAGCGTTGATAACGCTCTGGATGCTTGTGAAGAGGCAGAAATATTGCCAGAAATTGAAGTGGTTTTAAAAAACGTGGGTAAAGATGAATATTACCTTTCTGTAGAAGATAATGGACCAGGTATAATAAGAAAAGAAATCCCAAAAATATTTGGCCAGTTTCTGTATGGCTCCAAGTTTTTCTCGATGCAGCAAGCTAGGGGGCAGCAGGGGATCGGTATTTCTGCAGTGGTATTATATTCTCAGATTACATCCGGCAAGCCCATAACAGTTACCTCTAAAACAAAGGAATCTGATGTGGCGTATCAGATAAAAATGTTTATTGACACCAAAGAGAACCGGGCAGCAACAGTGTCTGAAGATGTTGTCATAGTTTCTAAAGAGCATGGGCTAAAAATAGAATTTTATATGAAAGGAAAATACGTAAAAGGAAAACAGTCAATAATTGAATATTTGAAAAACAGTGCAATAGTAAATCCACATGCAAAGATCAAGTTTACAGACCCTGATGGTTCAGTTATAATATTTGATCGTGTAACGAACAAGATTCCAGCTCCGCCAAAAGAGACAAAACCACATCCTCTAGGGTTAGAGATCGGGGACATTTTAGAGCTTGCAAAAAACACAAAACATAAAACACTTACAAGTTTTCTCAGTGGCGAGTTTAGTAAGGTAAGCAACAAAATAGCAGCTGAAATATGTACCATGACAAAATTAGATCCTGGCATGGACCCTTCTGCTTTAAAACTTGTAGATGCTAAAAATATATTGGAATCTTTCAAGCAAACAAAGCTTTTGCCACCCTCTTCAGAATCTCTCTCTCCAATCGGAGAAAACCTGATCAAGAAAGGCTTAAAAAACGTATTGGGCTCATATAAACCAAGTTTTTACGCTATACCTGTTTCCAGAAAACCAGCAATATATCACGGTAACGTGTTTATAGTGGAAGCGGGAATGGTGTATGGCGGAGATCTGCCAAAAGAAGAACAGGTTTCAATAATGCGATTTGCAAATAAGGTGCCTCTGCTATATCAAGCAGGAGCCTGTGCCATCACTAAGGCAGTATCTGACATGGATTGGAGAAAATACGGATTTGAACAAAAAAGTGGTACAGGTATACCGTCAGGGCCTGCAATAGTATTGGTACATGTTGCATCTACCAAAGTTCCATTCACATCTGAATCAAAAGAGGCAATAGCAGAAGTGCCTGAAATTATAGATGAAATAAAGCTTGCATTGAGAGATCTTGCCCGGCAGATTCGTACGTTTTTAACAAAGAAAGAGATCAAGGCAAAGTTATCGGAAAAGTTCTTTCTAGTTCAAAAGATATTGCCACAGATTGCACTTAAAAGTGCCACTATATTAAATAAGCCGGTTCCAAAGCTAGAACCGATAATTACCCAGATAATGAATGTAGTTTGGATTGATGAAGATATTGAAGAGTCAAAGGATATAGTAAAGGTTACTGTTCGAGTATCAAATTTCACGGCTGAAGAAAAAAAATTCAAGCTATATGCAGATTTACCTGAAGGCAAGGTGCTGGAGGGCAGTGTAGATAAGGACTGCAAGATAGATCCTGAAAATGATTCTATAGAGTGGGAAATATCAATAAAGAGCCTAGAGCAGAAAGTTTTAAAGTTTACGCTTAGCAATATTATAGCTGGTACTTACAAAGAAAGCACATATTACGTTGAAGGCATAAATCCTGTATATGTAGTAGGTGCTGAGCCGTTGCCAGGAGACTGGAATATAGAGGACTTAAAGGCGATTATTGCTGACGATAGCGAAATGGAGGAAGATGAAAATGACGAACTATGACGATGCTTTAAAAGCATTGGAGCGATTGGTATCGGATATATATGAAGATATGAATGCCGGTAAGATTCCAAAGATGAGTCTTGAAGCCAGAAACAAATACAACATAAATTTTGATCTTAGATCCGGAGTGTGGGTTCTCGGAGATTCTAAAATAACCAGGTCTGCAAAAAAGTTGGACGGTGCATATACGCTTTTAAGAACAATGTACCTTCTAGAATTCATAAAAGAGATGATCGAGCAAAGCAAGTCTTCAACACTGAGAGAGATGTACTATATCTCTGAAGGCTGGAATCTTGCAAAATTTCATACACAGGATGAGTCTAACAGACTTGCTGAAGATATTGAAATCGTTACTAAATACATGCGGGAAGATTTTAAGCTGAGGCCTGAAGAAGATGGGGCCACGGTAATAGGAAACCTTACATTAGAAGAGATAAACAGGAAGGGAATCCCTCGAAAAATAAACTGCCGTGATGATGTGGGTGATGCAGGATATACAATACCCTACAACGTAGAGTCTGATAAAATAAAGTTTAAGGATGTGGATGCGGATTTTGTAATAGCCATTGAAACGGGTGGTATGTTCGACAGACTTGTAGAAAATAGATTTGATGAAAACTTTAAAGCCATCCTGGTGCATTTAAAAGGACAGCCTGCAAGAAGCACTAGAAGGCTTATTAAAAGAATGAATACTGAACTTAAGTTGCCGATTGTAATATTCACTGATGGAGATCCATGGTCTTTCAGGATCTATGCTTCAGTTGCATACGGTGCAATCAAGACCGCGCATATATCTGAGTATCTGGCTACGCCCAGTGCTGAATTCATAGGTATAACGGCTAATGATATATTGAACTATAAGCTTCCTACAGACAATCTTAATGACAAAGACATAGATGCGCTCAATGCTGAAAAGACAGACCCAAGATTTAACACTGCTTTCTGGAAAGATGAGATTGAACTGATGCTCAAAATCGGCAAAAAAGCAGAACAACAGGCTTTAGCTAAATATGGATTAAACTACGTTACAGATACTTACCTGCCTGAAAAATTAGGGAGCATAGGACTATAAAACACTATTTTTACTTTGCTTTTGTAATATTCACATCTTTAACCAGCACGTATGGCAGTATAGATGGCATTACGGTATCCCACCATTTTACCTGTTCTCTGTCAACGCTAATAGAGTCTATATTGTTCAGAATTTTCAGTATATTGTCGCTGATTCTGATCCCTTTCCATGACTCTACTATTTCGCCATCCTCAACATAAAATATCCCATCTCTCGGAATAGTCGAAAAATCGCCATTTCTGTAATCTTGATACCTCGTGTACCAGGTATTTAGAATGTATAAGCCTCTCTTCATGTTCGCCAGAATATCAGTTTCGCTCTCTTTTCCTTCCTGTATCACCGGTTGCCAAGCTCCGGGAAACACGATGCCTGCATTTCCAGTAGTTTCCGTGCCAAATTTCTTGGCGGTTGAATAACTGTGCAGATGCGTTTTGTAAACTCCATCTTTTATTATGGTGTTTTTTCTTGTAGCTGTACCCTCATCGTCAAATAGTCTGAATCCCACACCCTGCTCAAATGTTGGATCATCATATAATGTAAGTTTTTCTGATGCCACTTTTTTCCCAATTTTGTCCGCAAAAAAGCTCATGCCTGAATCTACCTGAAATGCTGACGCCATGTTCATTGCATCTGTCACCAAAGATCCAAAACAGAGCGGGTGAAACAGTATGTCCAACTTACCCTCTTTACCCTCTACCGGATTTTGCACCATTTCTGCAAAGTCTCCGGCCTCTTGGCCAACATCATACGGGTCAATCTCTCTCAACTGCCTGTGATCTGCGGTCATAAACACACTCGCGCCAGGAGCATTGAACTCGTTGAATGCTCTCACTGAAATTTCAAAATTGACCAGCTCATCATATACGCTATTGTAATTGGTAGCAAGATATATCTTTTCAAAAGTATGATATATTGTTCCGGAAACTCGTTTTGCATTTTTTTCTAGAGCTCCATTAATCGCGTTTTTAGCGTAATATGCAAGATCATCTAGTTCTTTCAGTTTTAGATCCGGAACATGCGCCCTGTAAGTTTGCTTTTTACTGTTTAAACCATAAAAATCATCATTGTCCGGGACCTGATTTACCAGCTTTACAAACGTTGCTAACTGTTCGTCGATCTTATTGAAATCTTTGATGATGGTGCTCAAAGTTTTTTTTCCTTTTGCTAAAAACAAACTAATCTCTGAGTCTATCCAATTTTTGTAAATATCAATTTCATTATTAGAAAATCTGATCTGTTTCTGGTCTCTCTCTTCAATAATGACCGAAACTTCATCAATACCTTGCATTTGTAATTTTTTCACAATATTTTCGGCAAGATCTAACATCAATTTCACCTCAAATAAACATCTCTTAATCTCAGATGGGGCCCACCCATCAAAACATCAACACCCTGCATAGGATCTCCTTTGCCACATGTTCCTGCAAAAAGCTTAAAATCTTTGCTAATGGCATCTATAGCTCCGTAGAATCCAGTGGTAGTTATTTCAAGAACAGGTCTCTTGATTGTCTCTTTAATCTCTCCGTTCTCTATCAAGTACGCTTCGCGACCTATGTATTTTTCATTAAATCTGATATCATCAATGTTCCATTCTGTAAATGAGTTCATGTAGACTCCATACTTAATATCCTCAATAAGCTCTTCAACACTCTGTTCTCCGGGTTCTATATATGTAGTGCTCATTCTCACGATTGGCTCTTGGTCCCACCATGAAGATCTGGCTGCAGCATTGCTATTTGTCCCCAACCTAGCTGCATATTCTCTATTTGTTAAAAATTCATTTATTTTGCCATTTTTGTAAAGGTACCTTTTTCTGGCTTTAACGCCTTCATCATCATATTTATAGTATCCATAACTATGTTCGTATGTTGGGTCATCTACCACATTAACAATGTCTGAACCTACTCTATCTCCAATCATATCAGGCCTGATAAAAGACTCCCCTGCCTGTGCTGCTTCCCTGCCAAATATACGATCTGACTCTGAAGGATGCCCTCCTGATTCATGTGCAACAATTCCAGCAACTTCAGGCCCAGCTACTAGATCTACTTTTCCCTCTGGTATTTTCTTACTTTTCGCCACTTTCTTTAAAACATTAATTTCATCTTTAACACGATCTATAATATTCCATTCTTTCCATGCCTCATATCCCCCAGTTCTCCCGTATTCTATCGAAGACTGTTCAAAGTTTCCGTTTTCCATAACTCCCATCATACAAAAATAGCTAACTGAAGGTAATATGGAACTAATCGCAGTACCCTCTGTATTAATATACTCTGTTTCTACAATCTTGTCTCTTATCGATTGTATCCTCATAGGTACCTTTAAAGAGGTCATCTCTGCCTCTACATCTTTTAGATATTGAAGCTTATCTTCATTCGAAAAATCCTTTATTTTTATGGTTTCTTCCACGCTCCATTTCTCGTTGTATACAGGTTCTTCAGAAAATTTTAAGTCGCCGCGATTTATGGAAGAAGCAAACTTAATCGCTTTATCAGCAAGTCCTGCAAGATAACTTTCATCAAGTTTGTTTGTGGTCACATATCCAATTCCATGATTTAAAACTCGAATGGCAATGCCCTCTTCTTCCGTGTAACCTACTCCGCTAACCACCCCATTTTTCATTACCAAATCAGATATTTTGTACCGCTGTTTTCGTATATCTGCATATTTTACTTTTTTTTCCAGTTTTTTTAAAAGCTCTTCATACATTTGCTCACTCGCCTCTGACTTGCACACGTTTTTCCTCTGTACGCTCTTTCTCTTTTCTTATATTTCTCTCCAATCTATCTAATACATTTTTAAACAATTTGTACATGTTCCAGTCATAGTCAGTGTAAAAAAATGTTTTTTTATCTGTCTGTAATTTTGCACGAACACTGTATTTTACCTCTTCGCCCTCCGGCTTGTGGATCTCTACATGAAATGTCATTAACTGTGGCTTAAACTTGCTGTATTTGTTTATTCGGTTCAAGAACTTTTCGATCATCTCGTATACGATATTATATGGCTCCGGATCTGAGCTTTCAAGACCTGTAATCTGTACAAATACCCCTTTTTCATTTTTTCCATTGTATGCCTGGTCAAGAATGTCTTTCTGCGTTATTATCCCTACCGGGTTGTTTTCTCTGTCAACTATTATGCACATGTCAGTCTTTGATTGTGCTAATACATTTAAAACATCTTTCACAGTTGAATTTTTAGATACTTTCACAGGAGTGCTCATAATATCTTTGATCTTCATTTCTATCTTTTCTTTCTGGCCTTTGTAAGTTCCATACTGAATTCGTTCTTTGTCTCTCCAGATTATCTTTGTGATATCAGGCATGTGAACCATACCAACAAGTTTATTGTTATCGTCAACAACAGGTGCACTTAATTCATCCCATTTATCCATAAAATTCAAGGCGTCAAATATGCTCTGTTCTTTATTTAATACTGCTGGATTTGCTATCATGATGTCTTCAATGCTCAAATCTGAAAATTCGTCAGAATCTTTTAATTGAGATATTATATCTGTGATGGATACTATCCCTAAGAGCTTTTTGTTGTTATTAACTACGGGCAAAGCCCTTAAGCCACTGTTTACCATCATCTCTATTGCTATATCCATATCATCGCTATCTTTTAAAAAACTTGGGTGTATCATCATATTCATGACTCTGGAATACAGAGAAATATTTTTTCTTTTGGCAATGGTCTTGTAATCTAAGTATCCTTTCAATGTGCCTTTTTCATCTATTACTGGCACTTCTCTAACGTCGTAATCTTTCATTTTGTTCAAAAGCGTAGACAAAGTATCTTCAGCAGTAGCAGTAACTGGGCTTTTGCTCATAATATCCTTTATTTTTTTGTTCATTTTTTATCCCACTCCATCAAATTTTTAATCTTTTTCCCTGGCTTAATCAGCTCGTATCTATTATCTTCAACCCTTTCAATGTAATCGGAAAGAGACTCTTCCCCTTTCAACCTCACTCTCTTCAGTTCATATTCACAGTCTGGGCAATAGATACTGATTTCTGATGCTAGTTTTTTACCACAAATAATGCATCTGCTCATTGTTTCACTCACAATGAATGATAGAGAGTGCACTATTAAAATTTTTGGTTTTAATTTAAATAGCATTTTTATGATCAAAATAACATATATATCTTTATAAAATTCTTGGGCCTATAAACTCCCATAAAATCAAAAATAGAATCAATACAGATAATGTTCCTGTTATGATATTGGCAGCTCTGTCAAAATTTTTTATTTTTAAATTCATCCTGTGCAAAAACCCAGAAAATGCATCTCTAAACAGGTATCCGCCATCAAGAGGTATAGCAGGTAACAAATTGGTCATGCCCAGCATTAAATCAAGCCAAAAGATCCAGTAAATTATGTTAACAATGATCCAGAAAAGAGGAGCATAAAAAGGGGTGATATATAAACTAGTAAGAGAGCCAGATAGAGGCGCAAGCCCAAGAAAAGGGAGTGAAATAAACAATAAAAAACCATGAAATAGGTTCTGCACGGTAATTGGGCCGACCGGATTAGACATAATAGCAGGAATCAAACTCACATTCATCATTGCTACCCCCAGATATGAAGAGGATATGCCCAAAAAGCCATGACCTTTATATGAATTGTTATTTGCGGCAGGATCGTTCTGAGAGTAATATGCATATTTATCCATCAATGTAACAGATTTGCTAATCTGTATAATGCCAGTACTTGAATACTGCAATAAAGATATATTAATCATCTCGCCAGACACGCTGCTGTCCAGAAAATTGGCAAGTATTTGAGGATTGTAAATAGTGACATTATTTATATTTTTTATAAGCTCTCCAGATTTTAAGCCTGAATCTGCAGCAGGTGTGCCAGCTAGAACATTGACTATTATTACCCCGGCATAGAGCTCAAAATTGTGGAAATTATTATTATAGAATACAGTTGCATTTACTTTTGATCCTGGACTAACCATTACTGAATTGAACTGCATCGTGGAGTTTATAGAAGTGCCATTAAAATTAGTTATTTCCATTCCTGTGTTTAAATTGTTAAAAGGATCTGAATAAACGGAAGTAATTACTGCACCATGAGATATGGGAGTCACACCGCTGAATAATGATAGAAACAGCAAAGCTGCTATTGTGGCCACAACGATATTTGTTGTTGCGCCGGCAGCATATACTCTCATTCTTTTTAATCTCGGCGCTTTTGAAAGTTCTTCTTCATCAGGTTCTACAAAAGCACCAACAGGAATTATGAAAAATAATATGCCCAACGAATTGATCTTCATTTTTTGAGTTTTAGTAAGTATTCCATGTGAAAACTCGTGAATCACTACTGCTATAATTATGGCTAAAAGTCCGTACCATATAGGAATTAAAGGGTTTATGCCGGGTAAGCCCAGTGCCTCAATGGGTGATGGCGCACTTGATTTTGGAATTAAAGGTACCAGTGTAGCCTCCCAGACCAGTAATGCTAGTGTACTAAACATAATGACAAAACTCAGTATTATTCCAAAATCACCATATCTTTTCCATATTCTATATCTTGATATCTTCTCAATAAATCTTTTTCCTCTTTCAGTTTTAAACAGAAGCGCAGGGCCATACAATGAAAAATTTTTATTATTTTTTAAATAAGAATTTATAACATATAAAAATCCAAACCAGAATATTAAAATAATCAAAAAAATTAAATAATAATTCATTGCATCACTAAAATTATAAAAAAATAAATAAAATTATAAGAACCCTACTTTTGTTAATTCTTTCTTAAGTTTCGCCACTGCTTCTAATATCTCTTCTTCTTTTTTAGCGCCAGTACATACGACTTTTCCTGATCCGAACAGCAATAGCACAACCTTTGGATCCTCTACTCTATAAACCAGTCCTGGAAACTGCTCAGGTTCATATTCTACATTTTCTAGGCCCAGCGACATTGCAATGTCCGTTAAGTTAAGTTCTGCATTTAGGTCATATACTGCCACTATGTTCTGAACAATTATCTCAGGTTCATCATACACATCTATATCTGCACTTTTAAGCTTTTTAACAATGGTCTGAATTGTTAATTTTACGCTATCTAAATCTTTGGCGCCAGTGCAGTTTACTTTGCCACTTCTAAATATTAATACAGCAGTTTTAGGTTCAGTTAATCTATATATTAACCCTGGAAACTGCTCAGGTTCGTATTCTGAACCGTCAAGAGCCAAAGCGATCTTGCTAAGATCCAGTTTCTCTGCAAGGGTAGTTGAAGCTACGATATTTTCAATATTTATCTTACTTTCATTGCCCATAATTTCACCACTTTAAATACTGGATAATTTTAACCTATATATAACCTTTATTTAAAAGATAAAATATCAATTTAGATTATTTACTATAAAAAAACTCCAAGAAATATAGAAAAAAATAGCAGTATTGCAATATACAGATTAATATTAAAAGCCCTTTCTATATTTTCAAGTTTTAAATTAACAAGGTAGTGTTGATAAAATAATAGTATTGCTATTATAATTATAAGAATAATATAATATATAGAGAGAGGATAGGTCAAATAAAATGTTATTAATAATGAAATCGTTAAAATGTGAAAAAACAAGGATATGTATAAAGATCTTTTTTTGCCAAATAAGACTGGAAAAGAATGTAAATGATTTGAACGATCAAAATCTTCGTCCATTAAAGAATAAATAATGTCAAAGCCTGCAACCCAGAGCATTACAGCAAAAAATAAAAACAGGCTTCTAGGATCAAAAGAGTTAGAAACTGCAATCCACCCACCAACCGGAGCTATGCCATTATTCAACCCCATAAACAAATGCGCGTTGCTAGTAAATCTCTTTGAGTACGGATATATGATACCAATCAACACAACAAATGGAGATAGCTTGAAACTCAGTGAATTTAAAAAATAAGTAGACAGTTCAAATAATAAATAGCTGAAAATTATAAAATATATTGTATCCTTGGCTGAAATGATCCCGGTAGCAGTAGGTCTGTCTTTTGTCCTTGGATTTAATCTGTCTATGTTTCTATCTGCTAAATTATTCATTGCCATTCCACCGGTTCTTGCCCCAAACACTGCAATAGCAATCAATAAAAACTGCGCGAGTGTAGGGATATTATGTAACGCTAAAAAAGAGCCGATGTATGCGAAAGGTAATGAAAATAAAGTATGCTCAACCCTTATAAACCTGAAAAATAAAACGATCTTTTTAGTGCTACTTTTAGCAGCACCAGGATCAAAGTTAGAGGCCATAATCTTTCTTCCTTTGCTCAAACCAATTCTCTATCTCTTTTGATTCTTCTATTTTATCGGCCCAGTCTCGGTCGTATCCCTCATTTTTCAGTTTTTTAGTGGCATCTATCCCCATCTTGCCACCAAATCCTTCTCTGTATGAAGCGTGATCCAATACATCTAAAGGTCCTTCTGTGACTATGCTATCTCTTTTTGGATCTGATCTAGTACCTAAAGCCCATAATACTTCCCCGAGATTCTGAACATTTATATCACTATCTACCACGATTATATATTTGGTTAGAGCTAGCATATCCAGGCCCCATAATCCAAACATAACTTTTCTTGCCTGACCCGGAAACCTCTTTTTTATAGAAACCAATAATATATTATGGAAAACTCCCTCAAAAGGTAAGTTTATGTCTATAACTTCTGGTAAAAACAGCTGTATCAGCGGCAAAAACATACGTTCTATTGTTTTTCCAATATATGCATCCTCCATCACGGGCCTGCCAACAACAGTTGTATGATAGATGGGATCTGAGCGCATCATTACGTTTTTTAGATGAAAGACAGGATATTTTTCTGGAGGAGTATAGTATCCTGTATGGTCCCCAAACGGTCCTTCCACTCTAAGCTCATCTTTTTTCACATACCCTTCCAGTACTATCTCGGCATTTGCAGGAACCTCTAAATCTATTGATTCGCAATTTACAAGCTCTAACGGTGACCCTCTTAACAGACCTGAGAATAAATAATCATCAATTTGCTTTGGAACAGGAGCTACTGCTGAATATATTGTAGCTGGATCTGCGCCAATAACTACTGCTACATCGATCTTTCCTGTAGAATCCTCGAAATTTTCTGCACCATGTTTATGTATTTGCCAGTGCATACCTGCAGTCTTGGGATCATAAATCTGCATTCTATAAACTCCCAAATTATATCTATCATCTTTTGATTTTGTTACTACCAAGGGAAAAGTAATGAATCTTTCTGCATCTCCAGGCCAAGTTTTCAGAATTGGGAAAGAGTTAAAATCAAATTTATCTGAAATTACCTCTTTTACAGGCCCATTTTTAACGGATTTGGGCTTTACTGAAAATAGATCTTTCAACTTAGATAGCTGTTTTAATGCTTCATAATATCCTCCAGGCAACTGTTTTGTAAGCTCTAATATCCTATTTGCTGGCTCGGAAAAATCTGTAAGGTTAAGAGCAGTATGCATATGCTCCATCGATGCAAATGCATTTCCAAATACCTTCATTTTGTACCCATGTACATTGTTGAAAATAACCGATTTTTTTAAAGGAAGGTACTCTCTCAAGATCTTGGAAATTTGAAGATCTGCACTTATCTCTGTATTAATTTCTTTAAGCATGTTATGGTTTTTTAAAGTTTCTATATACTCTCTTAAATCTTTAAACATAATACTACTCCTTTCTCCAGATCATATAAATTAAACCGCCCATTAAAATTTTC
Protein-coding sequences here:
- a CDS encoding DNA topoisomerase VI subunit B is translated as MVIAEELAKKQRAISIAQFFEKNKQILGFDSLQKSLIMAVKESVDNALDACEEAEILPEIEVVLKNVGKDEYYLSVEDNGPGIIRKEIPKIFGQFLYGSKFFSMQQARGQQGIGISAVVLYSQITSGKPITVTSKTKESDVAYQIKMFIDTKENRAATVSEDVVIVSKEHGLKIEFYMKGKYVKGKQSIIEYLKNSAIVNPHAKIKFTDPDGSVIIFDRVTNKIPAPPKETKPHPLGLEIGDILELAKNTKHKTLTSFLSGEFSKVSNKIAAEICTMTKLDPGMDPSALKLVDAKNILESFKQTKLLPPSSESLSPIGENLIKKGLKNVLGSYKPSFYAIPVSRKPAIYHGNVFIVEAGMVYGGDLPKEEQVSIMRFANKVPLLYQAGACAITKAVSDMDWRKYGFEQKSGTGIPSGPAIVLVHVASTKVPFTSESKEAIAEVPEIIDEIKLALRDLARQIRTFLTKKEIKAKLSEKFFLVQKILPQIALKSATILNKPVPKLEPIITQIMNVVWIDEDIEESKDIVKVTVRVSNFTAEEKKFKLYADLPEGKVLEGSVDKDCKIDPENDSIEWEISIKSLEQKVLKFTLSNIIAGTYKESTYYVEGINPVYVVGAEPLPGDWNIEDLKAIIADDSEMEEDENDEL
- a CDS encoding TldD/PmbA family protein, yielding MYEELLKKLEKKVKYADIRKQRYKISDLVMKNGVVSGVGYTEEEGIAIRVLNHGIGYVTTNKLDESYLAGLADKAIKFASSINRGDLKFSEEPVYNEKWSVEETIKIKDFSNEDKLQYLKDVEAEMTSLKVPMRIQSIRDKIVETEYINTEGTAISSILPSVSYFCMMGVMENGNFEQSSIEYGRTGGYEAWKEWNIIDRVKDEINVLKKVAKSKKIPEGKVDLVAGPEVAGIVAHESGGHPSESDRIFGREAAQAGESFIRPDMIGDRVGSDIVNVVDDPTYEHSYGYYKYDDEGVKARKRYLYKNGKINEFLTNREYAARLGTNSNAAARSSWWDQEPIVRMSTTYIEPGEQSVEELIEDIKYGVYMNSFTEWNIDDIRFNEKYIGREAYLIENGEIKETIKRPVLEITTTGFYGAIDAISKDFKLFAGTCGKGDPMQGVDVLMGGPHLRLRDVYLR
- a CDS encoding site-2 protease family protein; this encodes MNYYLIFLIILIFWFGFLYVINSYLKNNKNFSLYGPALLFKTERGKRFIEKISRYRIWKRYGDFGIILSFVIMFSTLALLVWEATLVPLIPKSSAPSPIEALGLPGINPLIPIWYGLLAIIIAVVIHEFSHGILTKTQKMKINSLGILFFIIPVGAFVEPDEEELSKAPRLKRMRVYAAGATTNIVVATIAALLFLSLFSGVTPISHGAVITSVYSDPFNNLNTGMEITNFNGTSINSTMQFNSVMVSPGSKVNATVFYNNNFHNFELYAGVIIVNVLAGTPAADSGLKSGELIKNINNVTIYNPQILANFLDSSVSGEMINISLLQYSSTGIIQISKSVTLMDKYAYYSQNDPAANNNSYKGHGFLGISSSYLGVAMMNVSLIPAIMSNPVGPITVQNLFHGFLLFISLPFLGLAPLSGSLTSLYITPFYAPLFWIIVNIIYWIFWLDLMLGMTNLLPAIPLDGGYLFRDAFSGFLHRMNLKIKNFDRAANIITGTLSVLILFLILWEFIGPRIL
- a CDS encoding DNA topoisomerase IV subunit A; translation: MTNYDDALKALERLVSDIYEDMNAGKIPKMSLEARNKYNINFDLRSGVWVLGDSKITRSAKKLDGAYTLLRTMYLLEFIKEMIEQSKSSTLREMYYISEGWNLAKFHTQDESNRLAEDIEIVTKYMREDFKLRPEEDGATVIGNLTLEEINRKGIPRKINCRDDVGDAGYTIPYNVESDKIKFKDVDADFVIAIETGGMFDRLVENRFDENFKAILVHLKGQPARSTRRLIKRMNTELKLPIVIFTDGDPWSFRIYASVAYGAIKTAHISEYLATPSAEFIGITANDILNYKLPTDNLNDKDIDALNAEKTDPRFNTAFWKDEIELMLKIGKKAEQQALAKYGLNYVTDTYLPEKLGSIGL
- a CDS encoding CBS domain-containing protein; the protein is MNKKIKDIMSKSPVTATAEDTLSTLLNKMKDYDVREVPVIDEKGTLKGYLDYKTIAKRKNISLYSRVMNMMIHPSFLKDSDDMDIAIEMMVNSGLRALPVVNNNKKLLGIVSITDIISQLKDSDEFSDLSIEDIMIANPAVLNKEQSIFDALNFMDKWDELSAPVVDDNNKLVGMVHMPDITKIIWRDKERIQYGTYKGQKEKIEMKIKDIMSTPVKVSKNSTVKDVLNVLAQSKTDMCIIVDRENNPVGIITQKDILDQAYNGKNEKGVFVQITGLESSDPEPYNIVYEMIEKFLNRINKYSKFKPQLMTFHVEIHKPEGEEVKYSVRAKLQTDKKTFFYTDYDWNMYKLFKNVLDRLERNIRKEKERTEEKRVQVRGE
- a CDS encoding TldD/PmbA family protein, with translation MLDLAENIVKKLQMQGIDEVSVIIEERDQKQIRFSNNEIDIYKNWIDSEISLFLAKGKKTLSTIIKDFNKIDEQLATFVKLVNQVPDNDDFYGLNSKKQTYRAHVPDLKLKELDDLAYYAKNAINGALEKNAKRVSGTIYHTFEKIYLATNYNSVYDELVNFEISVRAFNEFNAPGASVFMTADHRQLREIDPYDVGQEAGDFAEMVQNPVEGKEGKLDILFHPLCFGSLVTDAMNMASAFQVDSGMSFFADKIGKKVASEKLTLYDDPTFEQGVGFRLFDDEGTATRKNTIIKDGVYKTHLHSYSTAKKFGTETTGNAGIVFPGAWQPVIQEGKESETDILANMKRGLYILNTWYTRYQDYRNGDFSTIPRDGIFYVEDGEIVESWKGIRISDNILKILNNIDSISVDREQVKWWDTVMPSILPYVLVKDVNITKAK
- a CDS encoding 4-hydroxybenzoate octaprenyltransferase gives rise to the protein MASNFDPGAAKSSTKKIVLFFRFIRVEHTLFSLPFAYIGSFLALHNIPTLAQFLLIAIAVFGARTGGMAMNNLADRNIDRLNPRTKDRPTATGIISAKDTIYFIIFSYLLFELSTYFLNSLSFKLSPFVVLIGIIYPYSKRFTSNAHLFMGLNNGIAPVGGWIAVSNSFDPRSLFLFFAVMLWVAGFDIIYSLMDEDFDRSNHLHSFPVLFGKKRSLYISLFFHILTISLLITFYLTYPLSIYYIILIIIIAILLFYQHYLVNLKLENIERAFNINLYIAILLFFSIFLGVFL
- a CDS encoding TATA-box-binding protein, whose amino-acid sequence is MGNESKINIENIVASTTLAEKLDLSKIALALDGSEYEPEQFPGLIYRLTEPKTAVLIFRSGKVNCTGAKDLDSVKLTIQTIVKKLKSADIDVYDEPEIIVQNIVAVYDLNAELNLTDIAMSLGLENVEYEPEQFPGLVYRVEDPKVVLLLFGSGKVVCTGAKKEEEILEAVAKLKKELTKVGFL